The following coding sequences lie in one Nitrospira sp. genomic window:
- a CDS encoding DUF4321 domain-containing protein, with the protein MRKSIGVLLIFILIGGMLGGIFGEILRVMAPNGAIQNIFASNFSPGINPPLTVDLVLLKLTFGFSIKVSLLSVLGMFLGAYLYKQM; encoded by the coding sequence ATGAGAAAATCGATCGGCGTGCTGCTGATCTTTATCCTGATCGGCGGAATGCTGGGCGGGATTTTCGGCGAAATTCTACGCGTGATGGCCCCGAACGGGGCGATTCAAAACATCTTTGCCAGCAACTTCTCCCCTGGAATCAATCCTCCGCTCACCGTGGATCTCGTGCTGCTCAAGCTGACGTTCGGCTTCAGCATCAAGGTCAGCCTCCTCAGTGTCCTTGGCATGTTTCTGGGGGCTTATCTGTATAAGCAGATGTGA
- the ffh gene encoding signal recognition particle protein, with protein sequence MLDALSEKFERILKKLRGQGVLTEDNIGEALKEVRLALLEADVNFKVVKDFLDRVREKAIGQEVLKSLTPGHQVVKVVWDELRGMMGGERSGISLASKPPTVIMMVGLQGAGKTTTSGKLARLFKSQGKRVLLVAADPRRPAAGDQLASLGRDLGIDVHRFDQVDASRADVVRICQRGVERAQEQGYDLVVLDTGGRLHVDDELMAELVAVKQAVTPHEVLLVADAMTGQDAVNMAGQFNQQVGLTGVILTKVEGDARGGAVLSIRAVTGQPIKFLGMGEKLDALEPFHPDRMASRILGMGDVLSLIEKAQETFSREEAEAAQKKLISSSFTLEDFRSQLGQMNRLGSFEQILGMLPGGQKLKDLANSGLPEKEMKRVAAMIDSMTTRERRDHTLINGSRKKRIARGSGTSVQEVNRLIKQFLQARKIAKVMSGGAGGRRQLAQMLRGM encoded by the coding sequence GTGCTTGACGCGCTGAGCGAAAAATTCGAACGAATACTCAAGAAGCTTCGTGGGCAAGGTGTGCTCACGGAAGACAATATTGGGGAAGCGTTGAAGGAAGTCCGCCTCGCCTTGCTCGAGGCCGATGTGAACTTCAAAGTCGTCAAGGATTTCCTGGATCGTGTTCGCGAGAAGGCAATCGGGCAGGAAGTACTGAAGAGCCTGACCCCCGGCCACCAAGTCGTCAAGGTAGTATGGGACGAACTTCGCGGCATGATGGGCGGAGAACGGTCCGGCATCAGTCTCGCCTCCAAGCCGCCTACCGTAATCATGATGGTGGGATTGCAGGGCGCCGGGAAAACGACCACGTCCGGAAAGCTGGCGCGTCTCTTCAAAAGTCAAGGTAAGCGAGTGTTGCTCGTGGCGGCCGACCCGCGTCGCCCGGCCGCGGGAGACCAGCTGGCAAGTCTTGGGCGAGATCTCGGTATCGATGTCCACCGGTTTGATCAGGTCGATGCGTCGCGCGCCGACGTCGTGAGAATTTGCCAGCGTGGAGTCGAGCGTGCGCAGGAGCAGGGCTACGACCTTGTCGTCCTCGACACCGGCGGTCGGTTGCATGTCGACGATGAGTTGATGGCCGAGCTCGTGGCCGTCAAGCAGGCGGTCACTCCCCACGAAGTCCTGTTGGTTGCCGACGCGATGACTGGCCAGGACGCAGTGAATATGGCCGGCCAGTTCAATCAGCAGGTTGGTCTGACCGGCGTCATCTTGACCAAGGTCGAAGGCGATGCCAGAGGCGGAGCCGTTCTCTCGATTCGGGCGGTGACTGGCCAGCCGATCAAATTCCTCGGCATGGGCGAAAAGCTTGATGCGCTGGAGCCGTTTCATCCCGATCGCATGGCCTCCCGCATTCTGGGCATGGGTGATGTGCTTTCGTTGATCGAGAAGGCACAGGAGACGTTTTCGCGAGAAGAAGCCGAGGCGGCGCAAAAGAAACTGATCAGCAGCAGCTTCACGCTGGAGGATTTTCGGTCGCAGCTCGGACAGATGAATCGGTTAGGGTCGTTTGAACAGATCCTGGGCATGCTGCCCGGTGGCCAGAAACTCAAAGATCTGGCGAATAGCGGCTTGCCTGAAAAAGAAATGAAGCGGGTTGCGGCCATGATCGATTCGATGACGACGCGCGAACGACGCGACCATACGTTGATCAACGGCAGCCGGAAGAAGCGCATCGCTCGCGGCAGCGGGACGAGCGTGCAGGAAGTGAATCGCCTGATCAAGCAGTTTTTGCAGGCCCGAAAAATCGCCAAGGTCATGTCGGGTGGCGCCGGAGGTCGGCGGCAGCTGGCCCAAATGTTACGTGGAATGTGA
- the rpsP gene encoding 30S ribosomal protein S16, with protein sequence MAVHLRLARTGRHKRPMYRVIAADSRKPRDGRFLEILGIFDPLKNPAVPDLKSERVLSWLRHGAQPTTTVRTLLKRHGVWKEFETEKSAKAAKPEQSGARKK encoded by the coding sequence GTGGCAGTTCATTTACGATTGGCGCGGACGGGGCGGCACAAGCGCCCGATGTATCGAGTGATCGCGGCGGATTCGCGGAAGCCTCGCGACGGCCGGTTCTTGGAAATTCTGGGCATTTTTGACCCGCTCAAGAACCCGGCGGTGCCGGACTTGAAGTCGGAGCGTGTGCTGTCGTGGTTGCGGCATGGCGCGCAGCCGACCACCACCGTGCGCACGCTGCTGAAGCGGCATGGTGTGTGGAAAGAGTTCGAGACCGAGAAGAGCGCGAAGGCTGCGAAGCCCGAACAAAGCGGAGCGCGCAAGAAGTAG
- the rimM gene encoding 16S rRNA processing protein RimM, which produces MATLDQAELVTIGRIERSFGVRGEARVRSLSDVPGRFDHLGDVTLLAPNGKSLVTRVTHVRPGGPTLIVGFDAFTTPEQVAEFRGGLIQVPRGDSPALPTDHYYQCDLIGIVVQDEAGTVLGRLEEVLDIAENQAFLVRQDEKELLIPAAKELVVAVDVETRVMTVRLPEGFGDL; this is translated from the coding sequence ATGGCGACGCTCGATCAGGCAGAGCTCGTGACCATCGGCCGGATCGAGCGATCGTTCGGCGTACGGGGCGAAGCGCGGGTGCGATCGCTCAGCGACGTGCCTGGTCGGTTTGATCATCTCGGGGACGTCACTCTGCTTGCGCCGAACGGCAAGAGCCTGGTGACCCGCGTCACGCACGTGCGGCCCGGTGGCCCGACGCTGATCGTCGGGTTCGACGCGTTCACGACTCCCGAGCAGGTCGCCGAGTTCCGCGGTGGACTGATCCAGGTCCCGCGGGGTGACTCGCCGGCGCTGCCGACCGATCACTACTACCAGTGTGATTTGATCGGGATAGTCGTGCAGGACGAGGCCGGGACGGTGTTGGGACGGCTTGAGGAAGTGTTGGACATCGCGGAGAACCAAGCGTTTTTGGTTCGGCAGGACGAGAAAGAACTTTTAATTCCTGCCGCGAAAGAGCTGGTGGTCGCAGTTGATGTCGAGACCCGCGTGATGACGGTTCGATTGCCTGAAGGGTTCGGAGACCTCTAA
- the trmD gene encoding tRNA (guanosine(37)-N1)-methyltransferase TrmD, whose product MRCAVVTLFPDMVAPVVGQSILKRAQEKGLLEVAVENLRDHTFDRHKTADDVPYGGGAGMVMKAEPVLRAIDALQTRYQSSHPDTSLRVIVPSPQGRPFTHELAQSLAQDQRVIVFVCGHYEGMDERVRLALHPEEISVGDYVLTGGELPALVMIDAAARLVPGVLGDAASAAEESFAEGLLEYPHYTRPAEVRGMAVPEVLVSGHHEAIRVWRRKEALRNTYLKRPDLLRDRELGVEDQRLFNEVMQESLVQVPVR is encoded by the coding sequence ATGCGCTGCGCCGTGGTGACATTGTTCCCTGACATGGTGGCGCCGGTTGTCGGCCAGAGCATCCTCAAACGTGCCCAGGAGAAGGGCTTGTTGGAGGTTGCGGTCGAGAATCTACGCGATCATACGTTTGATCGGCACAAAACGGCCGACGACGTGCCGTACGGGGGCGGGGCAGGCATGGTCATGAAAGCCGAGCCGGTGCTGCGGGCGATCGATGCGTTACAGACCCGGTATCAGTCGTCTCATCCGGACACGAGCCTGCGCGTGATTGTGCCCTCGCCGCAAGGGCGTCCATTCACCCACGAACTGGCGCAATCGTTGGCACAGGACCAACGTGTCATTGTCTTTGTGTGCGGCCATTACGAAGGGATGGATGAGCGAGTTCGGTTGGCACTGCACCCCGAAGAGATTTCTGTCGGCGATTACGTGCTGACGGGTGGAGAGTTGCCGGCGTTGGTGATGATTGATGCCGCTGCCCGGTTGGTTCCCGGCGTACTCGGGGATGCCGCGTCAGCGGCCGAAGAGTCGTTTGCCGAGGGGCTGCTGGAGTATCCGCACTACACCAGACCGGCTGAAGTGCGCGGGATGGCGGTGCCTGAAGTATTGGTTTCAGGGCACCACGAGGCCATTCGAGTGTGGCGACGGAAGGAAGCGTTGCGGAATACGTATCTCAAGCGGCCGGATCTCTTGCGGGATCGCGAGCTTGGAGTCGAAGATCAACGGTTGTTCAATGAAGTAATGCAAGAAAGTCTGGTACAGGTACCTGTTCGTTGA
- the rplS gene encoding 50S ribosomal protein L19 gives MNRLERIQRSLTKKTAPKFEIGDTVRVHVKVVEGEKERIQVYEGTVIARKGTLNSETFTVRKLSYNVGVERTFPIHSPSVAKVDVVRQGRVRRAKLYYLRTKKGKFAKVEDREFKAESKTQAAAKQEAAAVKA, from the coding sequence ATGAATCGGCTAGAGCGGATCCAACGATCCTTAACCAAGAAAACGGCGCCCAAATTCGAGATCGGGGATACCGTTCGCGTGCATGTGAAGGTCGTGGAAGGCGAGAAAGAACGCATCCAGGTATATGAAGGGACCGTGATTGCCCGCAAGGGGACGCTGAATAGCGAGACCTTCACGGTGCGCAAGCTGTCCTATAACGTCGGCGTCGAGCGGACGTTCCCGATCCATTCGCCCAGCGTGGCGAAGGTCGATGTGGTGCGTCAGGGGCGTGTGCGCCGCGCAAAGCTGTACTACTTGCGGACCAAGAAGGGCAAATTTGCCAAAGTGGAAGACCGCGAGTTTAAGGCTGAAAGCAAGACACAGGCAGCCGCCAAGCAGGAAGCGGCGGCCGTTAAGGCGTAG
- a CDS encoding ribonuclease HII — protein sequence MAVRLNPTTEGPSEEFEGEARSRGYRFIAGLDEAGRGPLAGPVVAAAVLLPRRCRLPGLNDSKQIAESERDRLFAEIVRRAIGVGIGAATEAEIDRINILEASRLAMRRALNALPVRPDFLLLDAVTLSGLSIPQRAIIKGDGLSCSIAAASIVAKVTRDRLMVEYHRWYPHYNFAEHKGYGTPEHLHVLRALGPCPIHRRSFAPVRDSSAHDGEPVLLPLASA from the coding sequence GTGGCTGTTAGGCTGAACCCGACGACAGAGGGCCCCTCCGAGGAATTCGAGGGGGAGGCTCGGTCGCGCGGGTATCGCTTCATCGCTGGGCTGGATGAAGCGGGACGTGGACCTCTGGCCGGTCCGGTGGTCGCCGCCGCTGTGCTATTGCCACGTCGGTGTCGCCTACCAGGGCTGAATGATTCCAAACAGATCGCGGAATCAGAACGCGACCGACTCTTTGCCGAAATTGTGCGTCGAGCAATCGGCGTCGGGATCGGCGCGGCAACGGAGGCGGAGATCGATCGGATCAACATCCTCGAAGCATCCCGTCTCGCGATGCGTCGGGCGTTAAACGCCCTTCCGGTTAGACCGGACTTTCTGCTGCTGGACGCCGTGACGCTCTCCGGGCTTTCCATCCCTCAACGCGCCATCATCAAGGGCGACGGGCTTTCCTGTTCGATTGCCGCGGCATCCATCGTCGCGAAAGTGACGCGAGACCGGCTGATGGTCGAGTATCACCGCTGGTATCCCCACTACAACTTTGCCGAGCACAAAGGCTACGGCACCCCGGAACATCTTCACGTCCTGCGGGCACTGGGGCCTTGTCCAATCCATCGGCGCAGTTTTGCTCCGGTTCGGGACTCCTCTGCGCACGACGGGGAGCCAGTCTTGCTTCCATTGGCTTCGGCGTAA
- a CDS encoding YraN family protein: MGDRRRLLGDEGEAQAEAFLRHRGFRILGRNVRSALGELDLVADDHGVLVFVEVKRRRSGAYGGAIEAVDARKRAKLIRLAALYLAQHRIEDRACRFDVVLIQDDAAPATAVHHIANAFDLDGDDLRW, translated from the coding sequence ATGGGCGACCGTCGCCGGCTCCTGGGAGACGAAGGTGAGGCACAGGCAGAGGCTTTTTTGCGCCACCGGGGCTTTCGCATTCTCGGCCGGAATGTGCGATCTGCGTTGGGCGAGCTCGACCTGGTCGCGGATGACCATGGCGTATTGGTCTTCGTTGAGGTGAAACGCCGTCGAAGCGGAGCGTATGGCGGTGCGATTGAAGCAGTCGATGCACGAAAGCGCGCGAAATTGATCCGGCTGGCTGCACTGTATCTGGCGCAACATCGGATTGAAGATCGGGCCTGCCGCTTCGATGTGGTGCTGATCCAGGACGATGCCGCTCCGGCGACAGCCGTGCACCATATTGCGAATGCATTCGACCTCGATGGGGATGATCTGCGATGGTAG
- the ftsE gene encoding cell division ATP-binding protein FtsE yields the protein MIQLFHVSKYYDRRPALSDVTLEIEKGEFVLLMGPSGAGKSTLLKLLIGAERPEEGQILIQGRSLAKLRASEIPALRRKVGVVLQDFRLLPKKTVFENVSLPLLVQGASAQDIRRKVTEALRSVGLDHKKDLFPPGLSTGEQQRVCIARAIVNGPIMLLADEPTGNLDPDLTREIIELFKAINARGTTIIVATHDPHVLAQVNRRVITLEQGTLLSREQVCP from the coding sequence ATGATTCAACTGTTTCACGTCTCAAAATATTATGATCGTCGCCCCGCGCTCTCGGACGTCACGCTGGAAATCGAAAAAGGCGAGTTCGTGTTGCTGATGGGCCCGAGCGGCGCCGGCAAATCCACGCTGCTGAAGTTGCTGATCGGAGCCGAACGCCCGGAGGAAGGCCAGATCCTGATTCAGGGGCGTAGCCTTGCAAAACTGCGCGCATCGGAAATTCCGGCGCTTCGACGAAAAGTCGGCGTCGTGTTGCAGGATTTTCGTCTTCTGCCGAAGAAAACCGTCTTTGAGAATGTCTCGCTCCCTTTACTGGTGCAGGGCGCGTCGGCCCAGGACATCCGGCGCAAGGTGACGGAGGCGCTACGCTCCGTCGGACTGGATCATAAAAAAGATCTCTTTCCTCCCGGACTTTCGACCGGCGAGCAGCAACGAGTCTGCATTGCCCGCGCCATCGTCAATGGGCCGATCATGCTGTTGGCGGATGAGCCAACAGGAAACCTGGACCCAGATTTGACGCGCGAAATTATCGAGCTGTTCAAGGCGATCAACGCCCGAGGCACGACCATCATCGTGGCGACGCATGATCCGCATGTGCTGGCGCAGGTCAATCGCCGGGTGATCACCCTGGAGCAGGGGACGCTCCTGTCCCGTGAACAGGTGTGCCCGTGA